Genomic DNA from Candidatus Nitronereus thalassa:
GTGGCACGACGGTGTGGACCATCATCAATGAGGATCAGTCCGCCGCCATCGACTGGGGCAGTTTTACTACCGAAACAAACAGTTCAATACTGTATGCCACCGACCAACTGGAGGTCGTAGTGACCAGCGGGCCGGATTTGGCCCCGCCGGTGGTCACGCCACCAGCACCGAGTACGGTGGCGGCCGTGGATGCCACGGGCACTCCAGCCAGTGCGCCGGCGATTCAAGCCTTCTTGACGGGGGCCACTGCCATTGACAATGTGGATGGCGATCTGAGCAGCGTCATCACGCATAATGCCCCGGCGCAATTTCCTTTGGGGTCGACGGTCGTGACCTTCAGTGTGACGGATACCGCCGGCCATACCGGGACCGCGCAAGCCACCCTCACCGTGACGGATCAAACCCCGCCGGTGCTGACTCCGCCCGGGTCAATCGCCGTGCTCTCCCCCGATGGCAATCCGTTACCGGCCACCGAGCCGGCGATCCAAGCCTTCTTGACCGGCGCCACCGCCACGGACAACGTGGATGGCGATCTGAGCAGCGTCATCACACATGATGCTCCCGCACAATTTTCGGTAGGCGCCACCGTGGTCACCTTTGGTGTGACGGATACCGCCGGGCATACCGGGACCGCGCAAGCCACCCTCACCGTGACAAGCCCGAATGTCGCGCCGAGTATTACGCAACAGCCCCTGGACCAAAGTGTGATCGAAGGCCAACCGGCCACGTTTACCGTGACCGCAATCGGGTCGACCCCGTTGAGTTATCAATGGCAGCGGGATGGCGTGAATATTCCCAACGCCACGAGTGCAAGTTATACGGTCAATCCCACGAGTGTGAATGATAGTGGTGCAACCTTTGCGGTGATGGTCACCAATCCGGCGGGCAATATTACCAGTGCGCCCGCCACGCTGACCGTGACGCCGCCAGGCGGTGGGTCCGTGGTGGCCTGGACGGCCGTGACCCAGAACCCCAACGGCACGTGGACAGATTCCTCCTGGGACAATCGCAGTTTTCGGATTCTGCTGAAAGGCGAAAACATCACCGAGAGTGGGGCTACCGTCCAGCTCACCCTCCGTGGCCGCGCCTCTAGCAGTTACACCCTCCAACGGGTCTCGCTCGTCCAGCGCGAGGGAAGTACACTCAATGGCCTCGATAGCACCTTCGCGCCCGTCACCTTTGGGGCCGCGTGGGAGGCCGGGGTCACGGTCCCCGCGGGCGGCACCATCACCAGTGATCCGCTGGCCTTCGACCTCGTCACCGGCCAGGATGTCTTTGTCACCTTCTGGGCGCCGGCGGGCAATCCCACAGTCTGGCGTGGGGGGGGCGGTAGTGGCACGACGGTGTGGACCATCATCAATGAGGATCAGTCCGCCGCCATCGACTGGGGCAGTTTTACTACCGAAACAAACAGTTCAATACTGTATGCCACCGACCAACTGGAGGTCGTAGTGACCAGCGGGCCGGATTTGGCCCCGCCGGTGGTCACGCCACCAGCACCGAGTACGGTGGCGGCCGTGGATGCCACGGGCACTCCAGCCAGTGCGCCGGCGATTCAAGCCTTCTTGACGGGGGCCACTGCCATTGACAATGTGGATGGCGATCTGAGCAGCGTCATCACGCATAATGCCCCGGCGCAATTTCCTTTGGGGTCGACGGTCGTGACCTTCAGTGTGACGGATACCGCCGGCCATACCGGGACCGCGCAAGCCACCCTCACCGTGACGGATCAAACCCCGCCGGTGCTGACTCCGCCCGGGTCAATCGCCGTGCTCTCCCCCGATGGCAATCCGTTACCGGCCACCGAGCCGGCGATCCAAGCCTTCTTGACCGGCGCCACCGCCACGGACAACGTGGATGGCGATCTGAGCAGCGTCATCACACATGATGCTCCCGCACAATTTTCGGTAGGCGCCACCGTGGTCACCTTTGGTGTGACGGATACCGCCGGGCATACCGGGACCGCGCAAGCCACCCTCACCGTGACAAGCCCGAATGTCGCGCCGAGTATTACGCAACAGCCCCTGGACCAAAGTGTGATCGAAGGCCAACCGGCCACGTTTACCGTGACCGCAATCGGGTCGACCCCGTTGAGTTATCAATGGCAGCGGGATGGCGTGAATATTCCCAACGCCACGAGTGCAAGTTATACGGTCAATCCCACGAGTGTGAATGATAGTGGTGCAACCTTTGCGGTGATGGTCACCAATCCGGCGGGCAATATTACCAGTGCGCCCGCCACGCTGACCGTGACGCCGCCAGGCGGTGGGTCCGTGGTGGCCTGGACGGCCGTGACCCAGAACCCCAACGGCACGTGGACAGATTCCTCCTGGGACAATCGCAGTTTTCGGATTCTGCTGAAAGGCGAAAACATCACCGAGAGTGGGGCTACCGTCCAGCTCACCCTCCGTGGCCGCGCCTCTAGCAGTTACACCCTCCAACGGGTCTCGCTCGTCCAGCGCGAGGGAAGTACACTCAATGGCCTCGATAGCACCTTCGCGCCCGTCACCTTTGGGGCCGCGTGGGAGGCCGGGGTCACGGTCCCCGCGGGCGGCACCATCACCAGTGATCCGCTGGCCTTCGACCTCGTCACCGGCCAGGATGTCTTTGTCACCTTCTGGGCGCCGGCGGGCAATCCCACAGTCTGGCGTGGGGGGGGCGGTAGTGGCACGACGGTGTGGACCATCATCAATGAGGATCAGTCCGCCGCCATCGACTGGGGCAGTTTTACTACCGAAACAAACAGTTCAATACTGTATGCCACCGACCAACTGGAGGTCATAGTGACCAGCGGGCCGGAACAGTAAGCCCATAAGTTTGCATCTTATGGCCTGGCAGGAAGTGTGGCTCTATGATTCTCCGGACCCCAATGCATTTGCCGCAGGACCTTCTAAAAACAACTCCATGGTCGCCGTTTCGACAGGATTGTTGCAAAATCTAAGTGAAGGTGAAGTGCGCACTGTGCTCGCACATGAAATGGGACATGTGTATAACGGTAACATGTTCACCACCACTGTCCTGGCCGGACTGATGAATACCTTCGTGTATTTCATTAGCCGAATGGTTTACAGACAGGTCGCTAAACGCAATGCCATGTTGGGTTTTGCTGTATATTTCTTCCTTCAAATTGTCTTGTCTATCTTAGCGATGATTCCGATCAGCTGGTGGTCGCGACGCCGAGAATTTTCTGCGGACCGCTTTGCCGCGAATACCGTTGGCAAGGAACAATGATCTCGGCCCTTCAGGCCATCGATCGATGGGTCAACCAAGTGCAATACCAATATCACACGGAAGATGCGCTCGCGACCATGAAAATTTTATGGTCAAACGAGTAGTTTCATGCAAATCTTCTCAACCCATCCCCCAATCGAAGCACGAGTGGCTGCGCTGCAAAAACAATAAGAATAGCAATTTTTCTGTCATTCCACATAAAAAGCCGTCAATTCAAAAATTGAATTGACGGCTTTTTTCCTTTTGAAATCCAAGTCACTCTCATTTTTCATCTGTATTTAAAGAGCACAATTAAAAACACCCTCCAATACATTCTCCATACCCCCTTTTCTATTTTTTAATTTAATACCTATGTCATACTGCCCGAAAAGATAAAGAATCGCTGAAATCAAGAAATATCTTTAAAGAACGTTTCTTAAGAGAGATGACACTATGAGGTTAAGGTTCAAAAAGTCTTCCATTACTGCCCTTGCAGTAGGACTAATGATGACCGCCTGTAACATTGCCTATGGCGGACATGGGGCCACCAATGTATTACGACAAAATTTGGGACAGCTTACCGAGGCAGCAGATATCATTTTGGTTGGCAAAGTGATCGAAATGACAGATGGTCTGGCCGAAAACAACCTTCCCTACACCGAGATTACGTTTGAGGTCAGTCAAACAATTAAGTCCGGTGGGTATCAATTCGTCACCTCCCCTAATTGGGAACGCAGAAACACTACGGCACTACCTGGACGCCAAACCTTTACCTATCGGCAATTTGGGCTCTTAAAACCCAGAGATATGGGAGATGGAAAAACTTTGGCTGTCACCTTAGATGGATTCCCCAAATACACAATTGACGAAGAAGTGATGGTGTTTCTCTATAAGCCCGCCACACAAACTGGGTTTCGAACAACCGTGGGATTAGCGCAGGGGAAGTTTTCTATCAAAAAAGGAAAAATGAGGAACATCATCAATAACCGTCATCTGTTTGCCAATATGGAGATCGAGCGGGAGAACCTACAGGCTAGCGAACGACAGATGATGACACAACGATCGGGTCCCGTTGATGCCGACATGATGATTACCCTTGTCTCGCGCGCGGTGAAAGAAGGTCTGTTTAACCGCTTTAAAGTTGCACCAGAATGAAAGTATTCACTTCCAAATCATTTCAGGTATTACTTTGTTGCCTTTTGAGCTTGTGGAATGCAAACCCGACCCATGCTGGCGGTCCGATCTCTCTTTTTGATAGCGGGACGCCGACTCTCTGGGGAGGAGGAACCTTTGCCACGTTTCCCATCCCCTATCTCAAGGATCAAGGTCCATTAGGCCCCTTGACCAAAGGTGAAGCTGACGCATTAACGACATTTAGCATGAACGAATGGGATGCCGTTTCCAATTCAACATTTTCAGTGATTGACGGCGGGGATACTCCCTTCGACATTACATCCGCCAATGCTTCCAACTATCTCTTTACGTTTCATGGCGCGGTCATTGATGTGGTGTATGATCATGATGGAACAATTTGCACAGCCATATTTGGGTGTCCTCCCGGCGTTCTCGGATTAGGAGGTCCTATTTTTACTGGAACCGCTGTGCCTGAAATAGCTTCAGCTATGGTCCTCATGAACGGAGCCACGATTGATCCCTTAGATCCGGGAGGAGCGGCATATCGCGTAGTGTTCAGCCAAGAAGCCGGACATGCCATTGGCCTGCATCATGATCAAACCAATGGAGCCGTGTCCTTTTTTGGTGATGAATCTTCTCCCACTGGGTGTCCCAGCGTGGGCACACCAACATTCTCCGATTTTACCGCAATGTATCCCTTTGCCGATGTTACCCCCTTTGGCCCAGGCGCAGAAGCGGCTTCAATTGATCATCTTGAAGACCTCGATGCACTATCAAGATTTCATCCGGTCGCAAACTATAGCACCACGACTGGCACCATTACTGGCACAGTCTTTCAATCCGATGGCATCACCCCAGTCAATGGCGTCAATGTCATCGTGCGAAGCATGACCAATCCATTTGGCGATGCACGCTCGACCATCACAGGCGACCTAGATTGCAATTCCCCTGGGTGTAAATGTTTTGATGACCCTCAATGTACCCCGAGTAATGCATTTGAAGGAACCTTTGTTATTACCGGCTTGACCCCAGGGGTTAACTACACCTTAGCCATTGACAATATCGTCGACGGAGCCTTTCCCCAACTTCCGGCCCCTGTATTTACTGAAGAGTATTGGAATGACACCTCAGAATCTGGCAATGCGTCGACGGACAATCCCTGCGACCTCACTCCGATCATTCCGACTGCCGGGTCCACCTTCGTGGCGGACTTTCTTCTAAATGCCCCAGATACTACTGGACCCACTGTCACGATTAACCAAGCCGCCGGACAAACAGATCCCACCAACGCCAGTCCCATCAACTTTACTGTCGTCTTCAGCGAACCCATGAATGACTTCGCTACCGGCGATGTGACCCTAGGTGGAACAGCTGGGGCAACCACGGCTACCGTTACCGAAATCGCCCCCAATGATGGCACCACCTACAACGTGGCTGTCAGTGGAATGTCGCAATCAGGTACGGTCATCGCGACAATCCCAGGTGGCATTGCGACGAATTCCTCTGGCAATAACAACACAGCATCAACAAGCACCGATAATACAGTCTCCTTTGAAATCCTACATACCCTAACGGTGAATTTGGCTGGAACTGGAGGCATCACAATCAACAGCACACCAAACGGCATTGATTGTGGGTCAGACTGTACGGAAGATTATTTAGAGGGGACCCAAGTAACTCTTACCGCGACACCTTCACCAGGAACAGTCTTTTCCCGTTGGAGTGGTGCCTGCACTGATACGGCCCCGGCCCCGTGCATTGTAACCATGACCCAAGCTCAGACAGTAACAGCGCATTTCCTGGCAATTCTATACCCCTTAGACGTAGCGCTCATGGGAAGCGGCACAGGAAGTCTAACAACTACTAATGGAACTATTGATTGTCCAGGCGTATGCCAAGCGCTATTTCAAGTTGACTCGTTGGTGCTACTTCAGGCTCAACCAAATCCAGGATCAGCCCTTGCGGGTTGGCTTGGATCAGGTTGCACCACTGAGTCTTGCTGGATTCGCATGGATAGTCCCAAAACTGTAACCGCTATATTTGAGGTGGCAGAAACCTTAGCCGTCACTCTGGCAGGGACGGGAACGGGGGCAGTCACTAGTGATAGTGGGGCAATCAATTGCCCAGACACCTGCATGGATGATTTCCCAATAAATGCCCTTGTTACGTTGACAGGATCCCCTTCCTCAAATTCATTTTTAGAAGGATGGAATGGGTGTGGCCAAATCGTTGCGAATACATGCCAAGTAACAATGGATGCAGCCAAAAATGTTACGGCAACTTTTTCTCCTATACTTCAAGCATTGAATGTAAATATTGCATCAACTCCCACTTATTTAATCGACATGTCTTTACACAGCGAACCCGGAGATTCCATTGGGCAAGAACAGGATTGGGTAATTACAAATTCTGATTTAAACAATGGGACCCCGACCATAACTTATGATGTAACAGGAGATGGACTAGTAGATGGATTAGGACTAGCCTTTAATGGTCCTAATTTTTCCTCTCTCAATTTCAATATCACCTCGGATGAACTTAGCACCAATCTAAACCCTGGAATCTATGAAATGGCTCAACGTTACCCTTTTGAAGCTCCAGGCCACCCAGGGCTTAGTTTTACGATAAATGGAAGAAGTTGTAATAACGCAAATGGAAGTTTTCATATATTGGACATAGAGTTTAACCAATTAGATCTTACTCGTTTGCGAACTCAATTTGTACAACAATGTGAATCCCATGTTGGAGCACTACTGGGAGACATCTATTTTGAAGCAAACGCGGGAGATGGAACTGGAAGAGTAGTTAGCAACCCTCCTGGCATTAACTGCCAAGGAGGCTGCACGGTAAATTATCCCCAGGATACGACAGTTATCCTTACGGCAATTCCTGATTCAGGCTCGACATTTACTGGTTGGAGTGGAGCGAATTGTAACGGATTAGGCACCTGCTCAGTTTCTATGGCTACTGCCAAAAATATCACTGCGACTTTTTCAACCTCTTCACAACCCACACACTCCCTTACTGTAACCAAACAAGGAAGTGGTGTTATAACAAGTTTTCCTGCAGGCATTTTGTGTAAAAATGATTGCTCCGAACCCTATTTTCCAGGCACAAAAGTCACACTGAAAGGAATTGCAGATCCAGGGTATATTTTTGAGGGATGGAGTGGACTTTGCATGGGAAGAGGACCTTGCAAAGTAACCATGGATGCAGCAAAAAATGTTACGGCAACTTTTTCTCCTATACCACAGAATACCTTTCCCCTAACAGTCTCGGTTCGAGACCCACAAGTGCCATTTATTGAACTACATGTCCAGAGTGCCCCAGGAGATTTTGTTGGACAAGGACAGAATAATCTTTTCACCAATGCCGAAGGACGTCTGAGTGTGACTCCATACTTAAGTGATTTCACAGGAGACGGGGTTACTGATCGAATTAGATTCAGCTATACAACGTCCAATCCCCAATTACCCTCCCGTTGGAGCTTAACTTTGGGAACGGATAAATTAGGAAGCAATCTTGCCACAGGAAATTATTCAAATGCACAAAGAGCTGCCTTTGCGAATCCTGGTCACCCAGGGCTGGACTTTGATATGGAGTCGAGAGGTTGCAACACTGTTACAGGCAATTTCACGGTATCAGAATTTAATTCAAATTTTTTAGAAAGCGATCGACATATTAATCTCCTCCGTGCGCATTTTGAGCAACACTGTGAAGATGCAGTTCCGGCACTATTAGGAGATATTTATCTCAATGGCATTGCCGGTGATGGTGCTGGAAATGTCACGAGTGATATTACAGGTATTGATTGTGGTCTGGATTGCACAGAGTTTTATAGCCCCGGTACGATGGTTATTCTAACCGCATCCCCGCTACCCGGCTCAATTTTTACTGGCTGGAGCGGAATAGGATGTAGTGGCAGTGGAACATGTACAGTCACAATGACCCAAGCCCAACAAGTATGGGCAACTTTTTCTAAAGCGTTCGCTCTCAACCTTACAATTAATGGAAGTGGGATAGTTGACATTGCACCAGGCAGCCTCTCTTGTTCTGTTAGCTGCTCACATGAATTCACTCGCCTATCTGAAGTCACACTTTCAGCCACTCCTGATCCAGGAACTGTTTTTCATAGTTGGAGTGGAGGGGGGTGTAGTGGAAGCAACCCAACTTGTGTTGTATCAATGGATCAATTACAAAACGTCACGGCAACATTTACCTCTGATACTACAGGTCCCGCCGTCACTATTGAACAAGAGGCGGGGCAACTCGATCCAACAAACACTTCCCCAATAAATTTCACCGTCGTGTTTAATGAAGTCGTTACTGATTTTACCACCGGTGATGTCACCCTCGGCGGAACGGCCGGAGGCACGCTCCTCGGGACCGTCACTGGCAGCGGCACCACCTATAACGTCGCCGTCACCGGTATGACCACCGACGGAACGGTAACCGCCTCGATCGGGTCTGGCGTCGCCACAGACAGTTTCAGCAATGCCAATAGTGCCTCGACCAGTACCGATAACACCGTCACCTACTCTACTGATACAACCGGACCCACCGTCACCATTGACCAAGCCGTCGGCCAACCTGATCCGACCAATGCCTCGCCAATCAACTTTACGGTCGTCTTTAGCGAACCAGTGGCAGATTTTGCCACCGGGGATGTCACATTGAGTGGAAGCGCTGGGGCGACAACCGCCACCGTGACGGAAATCGCTCCCACGGATGGCACCACCTATAACATTGCCGTCAGTGGAATGGCTGGGGCCGGCACCGTGATTGCAAGCATTTCCGCAGGCGTGGCCATCGACGCATTGGGTAACGGCAACGCACTTTCGACTAGCACAGATAATACTGTCACGTATGATCCTACCCCCCCCGTGGTCACCCCGCCGGCTGATAGTACCGTCCCCGCGGTCGATGCCACAGGCACTCCCGCCAGTGCGACCGTCATCCAAACCTTTCTGACGAGTGCCACGGCCACGGACAATGTGGAGGGCAATCTCACTAATGCGATCACGCATGATGCCCCCGCACAATTTCCTCTGGGGGCTACCGTCGTTACTTTTAGCGTCACCGATACTGCCGGCAATACCGGCACCGCCCA
This window encodes:
- a CDS encoding M48 family metalloprotease is translated as MAWQEVWLYDSPDPNAFAAGPSKNNSMVAVSTGLLQNLSEGEVRTVLAHEMGHVYNGNMFTTTVLAGLMNTFVYFISRMVYRQVAKRNAMLGFAVYFFLQIVLSILAMIPISWWSRRREFSADRFAANTVGKEQ
- a CDS encoding InlB B-repeat-containing protein, producing MKVFTSKSFQVLLCCLLSLWNANPTHAGGPISLFDSGTPTLWGGGTFATFPIPYLKDQGPLGPLTKGEADALTTFSMNEWDAVSNSTFSVIDGGDTPFDITSANASNYLFTFHGAVIDVVYDHDGTICTAIFGCPPGVLGLGGPIFTGTAVPEIASAMVLMNGATIDPLDPGGAAYRVVFSQEAGHAIGLHHDQTNGAVSFFGDESSPTGCPSVGTPTFSDFTAMYPFADVTPFGPGAEAASIDHLEDLDALSRFHPVANYSTTTGTITGTVFQSDGITPVNGVNVIVRSMTNPFGDARSTITGDLDCNSPGCKCFDDPQCTPSNAFEGTFVITGLTPGVNYTLAIDNIVDGAFPQLPAPVFTEEYWNDTSESGNASTDNPCDLTPIIPTAGSTFVADFLLNAPDTTGPTVTINQAAGQTDPTNASPINFTVVFSEPMNDFATGDVTLGGTAGATTATVTEIAPNDGTTYNVAVSGMSQSGTVIATIPGGIATNSSGNNNTASTSTDNTVSFEILHTLTVNLAGTGGITINSTPNGIDCGSDCTEDYLEGTQVTLTATPSPGTVFSRWSGACTDTAPAPCIVTMTQAQTVTAHFLAILYPLDVALMGSGTGSLTTTNGTIDCPGVCQALFQVDSLVLLQAQPNPGSALAGWLGSGCTTESCWIRMDSPKTVTAIFEVAETLAVTLAGTGTGAVTSDSGAINCPDTCMDDFPINALVTLTGSPSSNSFLEGWNGCGQIVANTCQVTMDAAKNVTATFSPILQALNVNIASTPTYLIDMSLHSEPGDSIGQEQDWVITNSDLNNGTPTITYDVTGDGLVDGLGLAFNGPNFSSLNFNITSDELSTNLNPGIYEMAQRYPFEAPGHPGLSFTINGRSCNNANGSFHILDIEFNQLDLTRLRTQFVQQCESHVGALLGDIYFEANAGDGTGRVVSNPPGINCQGGCTVNYPQDTTVILTAIPDSGSTFTGWSGANCNGLGTCSVSMATAKNITATFSTSSQPTHSLTVTKQGSGVITSFPAGILCKNDCSEPYFPGTKVTLKGIADPGYIFEGWSGLCMGRGPCKVTMDAAKNVTATFSPIPQNTFPLTVSVRDPQVPFIELHVQSAPGDFVGQGQNNLFTNAEGRLSVTPYLSDFTGDGVTDRIRFSYTTSNPQLPSRWSLTLGTDKLGSNLATGNYSNAQRAAFANPGHPGLDFDMESRGCNTVTGNFTVSEFNSNFLESDRHINLLRAHFEQHCEDAVPALLGDIYLNGIAGDGAGNVTSDITGIDCGLDCTEFYSPGTMVILTASPLPGSIFTGWSGIGCSGSGTCTVTMTQAQQVWATFSKAFALNLTINGSGIVDIAPGSLSCSVSCSHEFTRLSEVTLSATPDPGTVFHSWSGGGCSGSNPTCVVSMDQLQNVTATFTSDTTGPAVTIEQEAGQLDPTNTSPINFTVVFNEVVTDFTTGDVTLGGTAGGTLLGTVTGSGTTYNVAVTGMTTDGTVTASIGSGVATDSFSNANSASTSTDNTVTYSTDTTGPTVTIDQAVGQPDPTNASPINFTVVFSEPVADFATGDVTLSGSAGATTATVTEIAPTDGTTYNIAVSGMAGAGTVIASISAGVAIDALGNGNALSTSTDNTVTYDPTPPVVTPPADSTVPAVDATGTPASATVIQTFLTSATATDNVEGNLTNAITHDAPAQFPLGATVVTFSVTDTAGNTGTAQATLTIADQTSPVLTPPGALAVLSPDGNPVPNTEPAIQAFLTGATATDNVEGTLTNAITHDAPAQFPLGATVVTFSVTDTAGNTSTAQATVTVTPPGGGPPVVAWEAATQNPSGVWNNSGVTNRTFRMLLQGAQITESGATVQLTLRGRTSGSYTLQRLSLLQRDGSTLNGVASTYQEVTFGSTWAAGVTVPAGATVTSDPIPFELVAGQDVFVTFWVPANNPTVYRNGGSGISFWSIANVDHTNTLDWTGLSTTSATSYLYALEQLEVITASGPDLIPPVITPPADSTVPAVDATGTPASATVIQTFLTSATATDNVEGNLTNAITHDAPAQFPLGATVVTFSVTDTAGNTGTAQATLTIADQTSPVLTPPGALAVLSPDGNPVPNTEPAIQAFLTGATATDNVEGTLTNAITHDAPAQFPLGATVVTFSVTDTAGNTSTAQATVTVTVPDLIPPVITPPADSTVPAVDATGTPASATVIQTFLTSATATDNVEGNLTNAITHDAPAQFPLGATVVTFSVTDTAGNTGTAQATLTIADQTSPVLTPPGALAVLSPDGNPVPNTEPAIQAFLTGATATDNVEGTLTNAITHDAPAQFPLGATVVTFSVTDTAGNTSTAQATVTVTPPGGGPPVVAWEAATQNPSGVWNNSGVTNRTFRMLLQGAQITESGATVQLTLRGRTSGSYTLQRLSLLQRDGSTLNGVASTYQEVTFGSTWAAGVTVPAGATVTSDPIPFELVAGQDVFVTFWVPANNPTVYRNGGSGISFWSIANVDHTNTLDWTGLSTTSATSYLYALEQLEVITASGPDLIPPVITPPADSTVPAVDATGTPASATVIQTFLTSATATDNVEGNLTNAITHDAPAQFPLGATVVTFSVTDTAGNTGTAQATLTIADQTSPVLTPPGALAVLSPDGNPVPNTEPAIQAFLTGATATDNVEGTLTNAITHDAPAQFPLGATVVTFSVTDTAGNTSTAQATVTVTPPGGGPPVVAWEAATQNPSGVWNNSGVTNRTFRMLLQGAQITESGATVQLTLRGRTSGSYTLQRLSLLQRDGSTLNGVASTYQEVTFGSTWAAGVTVPAGATVTSDPIPFELVAGQDVFVTFWVPANNPTVYRNGGSGISFWSIANVDHTNTLDWTGLSTTSATSYLYALENLEVVP